The following are encoded together in the Parabacteroides chongii genome:
- a CDS encoding D-Ala-D-Ala carboxypeptidase family metallohydrolase has translation MNITDNFTLEEFIHSDTAVAKGIKNEPGTRERLAMMNLCVKLLQPLREAIGKPISINSGYRCPELNKAVGGVLTSLHIKGEAADLSISGKAGDLLEVLEESGLPFDQAILYRKKNFLHVSLKLEGAQRKQIIIKQ, from the coding sequence ATGAACATTACAGATAATTTTACTCTAGAGGAGTTTATCCATAGTGATACAGCTGTCGCTAAAGGTATCAAGAACGAACCTGGCACACGTGAGCGGCTTGCTATGATGAACCTTTGTGTTAAGCTTCTGCAGCCGCTTCGGGAAGCTATCGGCAAACCTATATCTATTAATTCAGGCTACAGATGCCCGGAGTTGAATAAGGCAGTAGGAGGTGTACTGACAAGCCTGCACATTAAAGGCGAAGCTGCTGATTTGAGCATTAGTGGGAAGGCTGGAGACTTACTGGAAGTGCTGGAAGAATCCGGATTACCTTTCGACCAGGCTATTCTTTATCGGAAAAAGAATTTCCTGCATGTGTCATTAAAACTCGAAGGTGCACAACGGAAACAAATAATTATCAAACAATGA
- a CDS encoding DUF551 domain-containing protein, producing MKQTVEEAAINYVSGSFWSLESEEVKDLVYEGFVDGAKWQAEQSSWINVKEQLPDERQMVLCMMKSNNAIVSGYITVPSGRKPTVLTASDFEFEDLMDYEPIAWMPMPPLSD from the coding sequence ATGAAACAGACAGTCGAAGAAGCAGCTATTAATTATGTGAGTGGTTCATTTTGGTCTCTTGAATCAGAGGAAGTAAAAGATCTAGTATATGAAGGTTTTGTTGACGGTGCCAAATGGCAAGCCGAGCAATCATCCTGGATAAACGTAAAAGAACAATTACCGGATGAACGACAAATGGTTTTGTGCATGATGAAAAGCAACAATGCAATTGTTAGCGGATATATAACAGTTCCATCAGGTCGTAAGCCTACAGTTCTTACTGCCTCTGATTTTGAGTTTGAAGACTTAATGGATTATGAACCTATTGCTTGGATGCCGATGCCTCCTCTCTCCGATTAA
- a CDS encoding phage holin family protein: MEVFKMIWEMRNMLIISIFEMVLVLFAMSWDFASGYYKAKLRGEDRNSYGMRRTVSKFILYAGSICIAWSIDAVCYVCQFWEFIHIPFLTNIPVFTSLITVFILITEIRSIWEKADAKQRRQAIKSAALLGSVLNKDMLKEAFTEALINAKEKEDKR, translated from the coding sequence ATGGAGGTATTTAAAATGATTTGGGAAATGAGAAATATGCTTATAATTTCCATATTCGAAATGGTACTTGTCCTATTCGCTATGAGCTGGGACTTCGCATCCGGTTATTATAAAGCAAAACTACGAGGAGAGGACCGTAATTCTTACGGGATGCGCCGGACAGTTAGCAAATTTATCTTGTATGCTGGCAGCATATGCATTGCATGGAGCATAGATGCAGTTTGTTATGTTTGTCAATTTTGGGAGTTTATACATATTCCATTTTTAACCAACATCCCCGTATTTACGTCTCTCATAACGGTTTTTATCCTTATTACGGAGATACGATCCATATGGGAAAAGGCTGATGCAAAACAGCGCAGACAGGCTATAAAGTCAGCCGCTTTATTAGGCAGTGTATTAAACAAAGATATGCTGAAAGAAGCTTTTACTGAGGCTTTGATTAATGCTAAAGAAAAGGAGGATAAGAGATGA
- a CDS encoding type II toxin-antitoxin system HicA family toxin, translating to MKYNELERLVKKAGCYDTGRQQAGHPLWYSPKTGKTFQMSNHEKQEVANGTLKAIKKAAGI from the coding sequence ATGAAGTACAATGAATTAGAAAGATTGGTAAAGAAAGCCGGATGTTACGATACCGGTAGGCAACAAGCGGGACACCCATTATGGTATTCCCCTAAAACTGGAAAAACTTTTCAAATGAGCAATCATGAAAAGCAGGAAGTGGCAAATGGAACATTAAAAGCAATCAAGAAGGCGGCAGGAATATAA
- a CDS encoding LamG-like jellyroll fold domain-containing protein, which produces MTGVKYTLTVYTTAGATVVVNGVSQTANSSGYAYYELKKGTYSYSASKSGYTSRSGSVTVTGNQTLSIVLSSSSMLLLHLDGNVTDASGNSSMSSTDPWYVSGKFGQAFRCGSVDANYVQGVINNIGSSNFTIDFWMYRYQSVEYQKYAETGNDGTTGAFNIDGSSSGRNLRFYTIKSGNTVNMTASSTLPTSTWIHVAIVRSGSYWYMFINGSLVQDYYQSGVTLSATTLTLRPRYTAIDEFHITKTALWTSSFTPPTSPY; this is translated from the coding sequence ATGACAGGAGTAAAGTATACCCTTACGGTATATACAACTGCTGGTGCGACCGTCGTAGTCAATGGCGTATCTCAAACAGCCAATAGTTCCGGATATGCGTATTACGAGTTAAAGAAAGGGACTTATTCATATTCAGCGAGTAAGTCGGGGTATACAAGCAGGTCGGGGTCGGTTACTGTTACGGGTAATCAGACATTGTCAATTGTTCTGTCTTCTTCGAGTATGTTGTTGTTGCATTTAGACGGTAATGTAACGGATGCTTCGGGTAATTCGTCCATGAGTTCAACTGATCCTTGGTACGTGTCCGGCAAATTCGGACAGGCTTTCAGATGCGGATCAGTTGATGCCAATTATGTACAAGGCGTTATTAATAATATTGGGTCTTCCAATTTTACAATAGACTTTTGGATGTACCGGTATCAAAGTGTAGAATATCAAAAATATGCAGAAACTGGGAATGATGGTACAACGGGAGCCTTTAACATAGACGGCAGCTCATCAGGAAGAAATCTGAGATTTTATACTATTAAATCGGGGAATACTGTTAACATGACTGCATCGTCTACATTGCCGACATCTACATGGATACATGTTGCTATTGTAAGAAGTGGAAGTTATTGGTATATGTTTATAAATGGATCATTGGTACAGGATTATTATCAAAGTGGCGTTACACTATCTGCAACGACGTTGACACTTAGACCCCGGTATACAGCCATAGATGAGTTTCACATCACTAAAACGGCTCTATGGACTTCTAGTTTTACACCTCCTACATCTCCTTATTAA
- a CDS encoding helix-turn-helix domain-containing protein, which translates to MEHIAYIWIQMIWTIWLQEPGKTAEEAVSMFHGGYEDTKKYFEEEGKYFEEVEFEFVYDMASFLSQFSKAFSLAGLSRITGINQGQLSHYMTGHRKPSHNTVEKIQKSVQSFAKDLSKVHFI; encoded by the coding sequence ATGGAACATATAGCATATATATGGATTCAGATGATTTGGACTATATGGTTACAGGAACCCGGGAAAACTGCAGAAGAAGCAGTATCCATGTTTCATGGCGGATATGAAGATACAAAAAAATATTTTGAGGAAGAAGGTAAATATTTTGAGGAAGTAGAGTTTGAATTTGTTTATGACATGGCTTCTTTTTTATCTCAATTCTCAAAAGCTTTCTCTTTAGCTGGTTTATCGCGCATTACAGGAATCAATCAAGGGCAATTAAGCCATTATATGACAGGTCATAGAAAGCCATCACATAATACCGTTGAGAAGATACAAAAGTCGGTACAATCATTTGCTAAAGATTTATCAAAAGTTCACTTCATTTGA
- a CDS encoding Rha family transcriptional regulator, whose translation MKELNLFPVSSNELVKVENNQVVTTSLKVAEFFNKRHSDVLRAIKNLECTQQFQQRNFALMVEMKELPQGGATKCEYYYLTRDGFTFLAMGFTGKIAAKFKEAYINAFNEMEELLRTGKESKYAEQIFKKYIEDFNKKLQRSIKAGKKKHGEYYGGAGDMLPYIPYYDRMSFEANIRNVFAFVNNSYLESMYFISQLFKKEKELESIKKSIARFTYEIESKTGIY comes from the coding sequence ATGAAAGAATTAAATTTATTTCCAGTATCAAGTAATGAACTGGTAAAGGTTGAAAACAACCAAGTTGTTACTACTTCTTTAAAAGTAGCAGAGTTCTTTAACAAACGCCATTCTGACGTTTTAAGAGCCATAAAGAATCTTGAATGTACTCAACAATTCCAACAGCGCAATTTTGCGTTAATGGTGGAAATGAAGGAGTTACCACAAGGAGGAGCCACTAAATGTGAATATTACTACCTTACTCGTGACGGCTTCACATTCTTGGCTATGGGCTTTACCGGTAAGATAGCCGCAAAATTTAAAGAAGCCTACATCAATGCCTTCAACGAAATGGAGGAACTACTCCGAACCGGCAAAGAATCCAAGTATGCCGAACAGATTTTCAAAAAATATATCGAAGATTTCAACAAAAAGCTTCAAAGGTCTATCAAAGCCGGGAAAAAGAAACATGGAGAATACTACGGAGGAGCCGGAGACATGCTGCCATATATCCCCTACTACGACCGCATGAGCTTTGAAGCTAATATTCGCAATGTCTTTGCGTTCGTCAATAACTCATACCTGGAAAGCATGTATTTCATTTCTCAGCTATTCAAGAAAGAAAAAGAACTTGAATCAATCAAGAAGAGTATTGCCAGGTTTACTTATGAGATAGAAAGCAAGACTGGTATTTATTAA
- a CDS encoding glycosyl transferase has product MGVLVLLSIFVISAYTTAVCIKQKGVPYSISATFYKLKHPYWFMATMWLTAGMLMPAILETSKTNTEFMAFIACAGMLLVGAAPNFKDSYEGKIHTAGAIMCIVGSQLWVAFNAWYMLVVWLAYLGYTALFMVKEKESGFWYKFYQSKPMFWVEIAAFLSTYLSLLIKYTN; this is encoded by the coding sequence ATGGGAGTATTAGTACTATTATCAATTTTTGTAATATCCGCTTACACAACGGCGGTATGTATCAAACAAAAAGGTGTGCCTTATTCGATAAGCGCAACTTTTTATAAGTTAAAGCATCCGTATTGGTTTATGGCAACAATGTGGCTGACAGCGGGTATGCTTATGCCTGCAATCCTGGAAACAAGCAAAACGAATACGGAGTTTATGGCTTTTATTGCTTGTGCGGGGATGTTGCTTGTTGGGGCGGCACCTAATTTTAAGGATAGCTACGAGGGCAAAATACATACAGCTGGAGCTATAATGTGTATTGTGGGATCGCAGTTATGGGTGGCGTTTAATGCTTGGTACATGCTTGTTGTATGGCTGGCATATCTTGGATATACTGCATTATTTATGGTCAAGGAAAAAGAAAGTGGCTTTTGGTATAAATTTTATCAGAGTAAGCCTATGTTTTGGGTTGAGATAGCAGCATTCCTGTCTACGTATTTAAGTTTATTGATTAAGTATACTAACTAA
- a CDS encoding RNA-guided endonuclease TnpB family protein: MLRAYKYRIYPNDDQKILFAKTFGCCRFVYNWALNLKIEAYKSNKESLSNIYLTNRMKSELKQEKEWLSEVNSQSLQSSLRNLDTAYKNFFRDVKSVGFPRFKSRKDRQSFHCPQHCSVDFGSSSISIPKAKNIPAVLHRPFKGAVKTVTISMSPSGKYFASVLVDTSIEELPLHPIGAETSLGIDLGISSLAICSDRRTFENPKNLKRSEVLLKRRQKQLSRKQKGSASRNKARVKVARIHERISNQRKDHLHKVTYALTHDSQVRTICMEDLNVKGMVRNHHLAGSISDASFGLFRTLLEYKCKWYGVNLVVIDRFAPSSKTCHRCGYVYNGLKLSERSWTCPVCGTYHDRDFNAACNIKEFGLKALPAERGKVKPVDCPTVDDRPCVLKSRGRKKQEKRGGTGISEAAKSLA; this comes from the coding sequence ATGTTACGTGCTTACAAATATAGAATATACCCGAATGATGATCAAAAGATTTTGTTCGCAAAGACTTTTGGCTGCTGTCGCTTTGTCTATAACTGGGCACTCAACTTGAAGATAGAAGCCTACAAGAGCAACAAGGAATCGCTCAGTAATATCTATCTCACCAACCGTATGAAGAGCGAGCTGAAACAGGAAAAAGAATGGCTCTCCGAAGTTAACTCCCAATCACTCCAAAGTTCGCTCCGCAATCTTGATACGGCTTACAAGAACTTCTTCCGTGACGTGAAATCGGTAGGCTTTCCGAGATTCAAATCACGAAAGGACAGGCAGAGCTTCCATTGCCCGCAGCATTGCAGCGTTGACTTTGGCAGTTCCTCTATCAGTATCCCCAAGGCGAAAAATATTCCTGCCGTACTTCACCGACCGTTCAAAGGGGCTGTAAAAACCGTCACCATCAGCATGTCGCCATCGGGAAAGTACTTTGCATCGGTATTGGTAGATACGTCCATTGAGGAACTTCCGTTGCATCCCATCGGGGCTGAGACCTCCCTTGGTATAGACCTCGGCATCAGCAGTCTTGCCATCTGTTCTGACAGACGCACCTTTGAGAACCCGAAGAATCTGAAACGCTCCGAAGTGCTGCTGAAGCGCAGGCAGAAGCAACTTAGCCGCAAGCAGAAAGGCTCTGCCAGCCGAAACAAGGCGCGTGTAAAAGTAGCCCGTATTCATGAAAGAATATCCAACCAGCGGAAAGACCACCTGCACAAAGTAACCTATGCGCTGACGCACGACAGCCAAGTGCGAACCATCTGCATGGAAGACTTGAACGTGAAAGGCATGGTGCGCAACCATCACCTCGCCGGAAGCATATCGGATGCTTCCTTTGGTCTGTTCCGCACCCTGTTGGAATACAAATGCAAGTGGTATGGAGTGAACCTCGTTGTTATAGACCGCTTTGCTCCCAGCTCGAAGACTTGCCACAGGTGCGGCTATGTCTATAATGGCTTGAAGCTGAGCGAGCGAAGTTGGACTTGCCCTGTTTGTGGTACATACCATGACCGGGACTTCAACGCGGCTTGTAATATCAAAGAATTTGGCTTGAAAGCCCTACCCGCGGAGCGTGGGAAAGTTAAGCCTGTGGACTGCCCAACGGTGGATGACCGACCTTGTGTCCTAAAAAGCCGTGGCAGGAAGAAGCAGGAAAAGAGAGGAGGTACTGGTATCTCTGAAGCCGCTAAGTCTTTAGCTTAG